In a single window of the Paenibacillus sp. MMS20-IR301 genome:
- a CDS encoding ABC transporter permease, with the protein MNSYLLKRVMVLIPVLIGMTIIVFSIIHAIPGDPAETILGQKATEQSKQALREQLGLDKPWLQQYFNYMGDLLQGDLGTSIRTKTPIAKEIMPYLAATLELTAASMLFATIVGVNAGILSAWRQNSWFDYTAMIIALIGVSMPIFWLGLMEQLLFALKLHWLPSIGRMDQRNPVESITNLYVIDTILAGDWGQLWTVIKHLILPSIALGTIPMAIIARMTRSSMLEVMNSDYIRTAKAKGMSQFLVVYKHALKNAMIPVLTVIGLQTGALLGGAVLTETIFAWPGVGRYIFEAISSRDYPVIQTGILIIAFIFVIINLLVDLLYAVIDPRISYK; encoded by the coding sequence TTGAACTCCTACCTATTAAAACGTGTGATGGTCTTAATCCCTGTGCTGATCGGAATGACGATTATCGTCTTCTCTATTATTCATGCCATTCCGGGTGATCCGGCCGAAACGATTCTGGGGCAAAAAGCAACCGAGCAGTCCAAACAGGCCTTACGCGAACAGCTTGGTCTCGACAAGCCTTGGCTGCAGCAGTATTTCAACTATATGGGTGATTTGCTGCAGGGCGATCTGGGAACCTCGATCCGGACCAAAACGCCGATCGCCAAGGAAATTATGCCTTATTTGGCGGCAACTCTAGAGCTTACAGCAGCCAGTATGCTGTTTGCCACAATCGTAGGAGTAAATGCCGGTATTCTGAGTGCCTGGAGACAGAATTCCTGGTTCGATTATACCGCGATGATTATAGCGCTTATTGGTGTATCTATGCCGATCTTCTGGCTGGGGCTGATGGAGCAGCTGTTATTCGCACTCAAGCTGCACTGGCTGCCTTCGATAGGCAGGATGGATCAGCGGAATCCGGTGGAGAGCATTACTAATCTCTACGTGATTGATACGATACTGGCAGGGGACTGGGGCCAGCTGTGGACCGTTATTAAGCATTTGATTCTGCCAAGCATTGCCCTGGGGACCATTCCGATGGCAATTATTGCCCGAATGACCCGCTCCAGCATGCTGGAGGTTATGAACTCCGACTATATCCGTACGGCCAAAGCGAAGGGGATGTCACAATTTCTTGTCGTGTACAAGCATGCACTCAAGAATGCCATGATTCCCGTATTGACCGTAATTGGCCTGCAGACAGGTGCGCTTCTCGGCGGTGCTGTGCTGACAGAGACCATCTTTGCCTGGCCGGGCGTAGGACGATATATTTTCGAGGCGATCAGCTCGCGGGATTATCCGGTCATTCAGACCGGTATTCTGATCATCGCTTTTATCTTTGTAATCATTAATCTGCTGGTGGATCTGCTCTATGCCGTCATTGATCCGCGCATCAGCTACAAGTGA
- the nikC gene encoding nickel transporter permease, whose protein sequence is MGQASINVTPPAVPAGKNSGPWRDAWTAFRKNKTAMLGLSIIMFFILIALLAPFIAPYGYKEQELINRLKAPSADHWFGTDDLGRDMFTRIIYGARISLWVGFFSVIGSIVVGTFLGILAGFYGKWADMLISRMFDILLAFPSILLAIAIVAILGPSLQNALYAIAIVNIPTYGRLVRAKVLSLKSEEYITAARAIGMTNTRILLTHILPNSLTPIIVQGTLGVATAIIEAAALGFLGLGAQPPDPEWGKMLSDSRQFIQKAPWTVIFPGLSIMLTVLGFNLMGDGLRDVLDPRMKN, encoded by the coding sequence ATGGGACAGGCATCAATCAACGTAACCCCTCCCGCTGTACCTGCCGGGAAGAATTCGGGACCCTGGCGCGATGCGTGGACAGCTTTCCGCAAGAACAAGACGGCTATGCTCGGCCTCTCCATCATTATGTTCTTCATACTGATTGCACTGCTGGCTCCGTTCATTGCACCTTATGGCTACAAGGAGCAGGAGCTGATTAACCGGCTCAAAGCTCCCTCAGCTGACCACTGGTTCGGTACGGATGATCTGGGAAGAGATATGTTCACCCGTATTATCTACGGTGCGCGTATTTCCTTATGGGTCGGATTCTTCTCGGTAATCGGCTCTATTGTAGTAGGCACGTTTCTGGGAATTCTGGCAGGCTTCTACGGTAAATGGGCTGATATGCTGATTTCCCGCATGTTTGATATTTTGCTGGCCTTTCCAAGCATTCTGCTTGCCATTGCCATTGTCGCTATACTCGGGCCTTCCCTGCAGAATGCGCTATACGCTATAGCTATTGTTAATATACCTACATACGGCCGGCTGGTCCGGGCCAAGGTGCTCTCACTGAAATCGGAGGAGTATATTACAGCAGCGCGGGCGATTGGTATGACGAACACCCGCATCCTGCTGACGCATATTCTGCCGAACAGCTTAACGCCGATTATTGTTCAGGGTACGCTCGGGGTTGCAACAGCAATTATTGAGGCAGCGGCACTCGGGTTTCTTGGGCTTGGCGCCCAGCCCCCTGATCCCGAGTGGGGTAAGATGCTCTCGGATTCGCGGCAATTTATCCAGAAGGCACCCTGGACGGTTATTTTCCCGGGATTGTCGATTATGCTGACTGTGCTTGGCTTCAACCTGATGGGGGATGGCCTGCGCGATGTGCTTGATCCGCGGATGAAGAATTAA
- the modB gene encoding molybdate ABC transporter permease subunit — MEINWTDFFAPVWLSIKISVITSIIVFVLATLAAKKMAGRRFFGHSLIETVLLLPLVLPPTVVGFVLLVILGRRSWIGKLYEQFTEHTILFTWGAAVIAAVVVAFPLVYRTVKAGFEGVEKDLEDAARAQGASEFQVLRYVTLPLASRSLAAGYVLGFARGLGEFGATIMVAGNIPGRTQTVPTAIYVAVDGGNMALAWLWVCSIIVISALMLMFVNRRS; from the coding sequence ATGGAGATTAATTGGACCGATTTTTTCGCCCCGGTCTGGCTTTCAATCAAAATTTCTGTAATAACCAGTATCATCGTATTCGTGCTGGCTACGCTGGCTGCGAAGAAGATGGCTGGACGCAGGTTCTTCGGGCACAGCCTGATTGAAACGGTTCTGCTGCTGCCGCTGGTACTGCCGCCGACCGTGGTCGGCTTCGTGCTGCTGGTCATTCTCGGCCGGCGGAGCTGGATCGGCAAGCTGTATGAGCAGTTCACGGAGCATACAATTCTGTTCACCTGGGGGGCGGCAGTCATCGCTGCGGTGGTGGTCGCTTTTCCCCTTGTGTACCGGACAGTTAAAGCGGGCTTCGAAGGTGTGGAGAAGGATCTTGAGGATGCGGCGCGTGCGCAGGGAGCCAGTGAATTCCAGGTGCTGCGTTATGTGACACTCCCGCTCGCCAGCCGCTCACTGGCGGCGGGGTATGTGCTTGGCTTCGCCCGCGGACTGGGTGAATTCGGTGCAACAATTATGGTCGCGGGTAATATTCCCGGACGGACCCAGACCGTACCGACGGCCATCTATGTTGCTGTTGACGGCGGCAATATGGCGCTGGCATGGCTGTGGGTCTGCTCGATCATTGTAATCTCCGCGCTCATGCTGATGTTCGTCAACCGCCGCTCCTGA
- a CDS encoding dipeptide ABC transporter ATP-binding protein — protein MSDNLLEVKGLKKYYPINKGFLGRAKGAVKAVDDISFSVGKGETFGLVGESGCGKSTTGRALLRLIEPTAGEIWFEGQDITKLSIEEMRGRRREMQIVFQDPFSSLDPRNTVQRILEEPMIVHGTGDARQRRAAVERLADVVGLSKAHLQRYPHQFSGGQRQRIGIARALALQPKLIIADEPVSALDVSIQSQVINLMQDLQKEFGLTYIFIAHDLSVVKHICDRVAVMYLGRIVEVTDKIKLYEAPQHPYTQALLSAVPEPDPDIRKERIILQGEVPSPANAPVGCAFNTRCPRVMDVCRSVRPALQENESGHWTACHLYDSTTATLFT, from the coding sequence ATGAGTGATAACCTGCTCGAGGTTAAGGGCCTCAAAAAGTATTATCCGATCAACAAGGGATTTCTTGGCCGGGCCAAGGGGGCTGTGAAGGCTGTGGATGATATCTCCTTCTCTGTAGGCAAAGGGGAAACCTTTGGTCTGGTCGGGGAGAGCGGCTGCGGCAAGTCGACAACCGGCCGCGCACTGCTCCGGCTGATTGAGCCGACGGCAGGGGAAATCTGGTTTGAGGGGCAGGATATTACGAAGCTGTCTATTGAAGAGATGCGGGGACGCCGCCGGGAGATGCAGATTGTTTTCCAGGACCCGTTCTCTTCCCTGGATCCCCGTAATACCGTCCAGCGTATTCTTGAGGAGCCGATGATTGTTCACGGGACAGGCGATGCCAGGCAGCGCCGGGCTGCTGTAGAACGGCTTGCAGATGTAGTCGGATTGTCCAAAGCCCATCTGCAGCGATATCCCCATCAGTTCTCCGGCGGCCAGCGCCAGCGGATCGGCATTGCCAGAGCACTGGCTCTTCAGCCCAAGCTGATTATCGCGGATGAGCCGGTGTCTGCCCTGGATGTGTCAATCCAGTCTCAGGTTATCAATCTGATGCAGGATTTACAGAAGGAATTCGGCTTGACCTACATATTTATCGCTCATGATCTCAGCGTTGTGAAGCATATTTGCGACCGGGTAGCTGTGATGTATCTCGGACGGATTGTTGAAGTAACCGACAAGATCAAGCTTTATGAAGCACCGCAGCATCCTTATACGCAGGCGCTTTTGTCTGCAGTCCCTGAACCTGATCCGGATATCCGCAAGGAACGGATTATTCTGCAGGGGGAAGTGCCCAGCCCGGCGAATGCACCGGTCGGCTGCGCATTCAATACCAGGTGTCCGCGTGTGATGGATGTATGCAGGAGTGTAAGGCCTGCGCTGCAGGAGAATGAATCCGGACACTGGACTGCCTGTCATTTGTATGACAGCACAACTGCTACGCTGTTTACTTGA
- the modA gene encoding molybdate ABC transporter substrate-binding protein, translating to MFKKLSVVITAALLALGLTAAPADQAQAAAKKTEIIISAAASLQDSLDKIAVTYEKQHPEIDLVFNYGASGTLQKQIEQGAPADLFFSAGDKQMTALVDGGLISSNTELLKNQLVLVVPSDSKTSISTITQLTDKAFKKVAVGQPESVPAGQYAQQSLTAKNVWDTLQSKLVFAKDVRQVLSYVETGNADAGFVYKTDALTSKKVKIALTVGGHVHKAINYPVGIIKESSHQTEAKAFYDYVQTSAASTVFTSYGFQLAK from the coding sequence ATGTTCAAGAAATTATCAGTGGTAATAACGGCTGCATTGCTGGCATTGGGACTTACTGCTGCTCCTGCAGATCAGGCGCAAGCAGCAGCCAAGAAAACTGAGATTATTATCTCTGCGGCAGCGAGCCTGCAGGACAGCCTTGACAAGATTGCCGTTACATATGAGAAGCAGCATCCTGAGATTGATCTTGTGTTCAACTACGGCGCCTCCGGCACACTGCAGAAGCAGATTGAGCAAGGCGCACCTGCCGATCTGTTCTTCTCAGCCGGAGACAAGCAAATGACTGCTCTGGTAGATGGCGGACTTATCAGCAGCAACACAGAGCTTCTGAAGAACCAGCTGGTGCTCGTAGTTCCTTCCGACTCGAAAACTTCAATTTCCACCATTACACAGCTTACAGATAAAGCCTTCAAAAAGGTAGCTGTCGGCCAGCCGGAATCGGTTCCGGCCGGACAATACGCACAGCAGTCATTGACAGCAAAGAATGTCTGGGATACATTACAGAGCAAGCTGGTCTTCGCCAAGGATGTACGCCAGGTATTGTCGTATGTAGAAACCGGAAATGCTGATGCCGGCTTCGTCTACAAGACAGATGCCCTTACCTCGAAGAAAGTGAAGATTGCCCTTACCGTAGGCGGACACGTGCATAAGGCCATCAATTATCCGGTAGGTATAATCAAGGAGTCTTCACATCAGACGGAAGCGAAAGCTTTCTATGACTATGTACAAACTTCGGCAGCAAGCACCGTGTTTACAAGCTACGGCTTCCAGCTGGCCAAATAA
- a CDS encoding ABC transporter ATP-binding protein, translating into MIQPILKIENLHTHFFTDRGEVPAVDGVDLYINPGEVLGVVGESGCGKSVTSLSILKLVPDPPGRIVDGRILLKGNDIVPLKEKEMRKIRGDSVAMIFQEPMTSLNPLFTVGQQIIETVRLHRGLSRKEAREHAVEMLRKVGISRPEHIVDEYPHQLSGGMRQRVMIAMSISCSPGLLIADEPTTALDVTIQAQILELIRRLNEDQGTAVMLITHDLGVVAEMCHRVAVMYAGKVVEEGSVHDIFKNPLHPYTRGLIESVPRMNETRERLHSIPGNVPVLSKEMQGCRFAPRCPNVMDICHQSLPGLTLQEEQHSCRCWLHESQQEDAV; encoded by the coding sequence TTGATCCAGCCGATTCTGAAAATTGAAAATTTACATACCCACTTCTTTACGGACCGCGGTGAGGTTCCGGCAGTTGATGGTGTAGACTTGTACATCAATCCGGGGGAGGTACTGGGTGTGGTCGGAGAATCCGGCTGCGGGAAAAGTGTAACCTCCCTGTCCATCCTGAAGCTGGTCCCGGACCCTCCGGGGAGAATTGTGGACGGGCGTATTCTGCTGAAGGGTAATGACATTGTTCCGCTCAAAGAGAAAGAGATGCGCAAGATCCGCGGCGATTCGGTAGCGATGATATTCCAAGAGCCGATGACCTCGCTTAATCCGCTGTTTACGGTTGGACAACAAATAATTGAGACTGTACGCCTGCACCGCGGCCTCTCCAGGAAGGAGGCCCGGGAGCATGCTGTAGAGATGCTCCGTAAGGTCGGGATTTCACGGCCGGAGCATATTGTGGACGAATATCCGCACCAGCTTTCAGGCGGTATGCGCCAGCGGGTCATGATTGCCATGTCGATCTCCTGCAGTCCCGGGCTGTTGATTGCCGATGAACCGACAACCGCTTTGGATGTAACGATTCAGGCGCAGATTCTTGAGCTGATCCGCAGGCTTAACGAGGATCAGGGCACAGCAGTCATGCTGATTACGCATGATCTTGGTGTGGTTGCGGAGATGTGCCACCGCGTAGCGGTTATGTATGCCGGTAAGGTAGTAGAAGAAGGCAGCGTGCATGATATATTCAAGAATCCGCTGCATCCGTATACCCGGGGATTGATAGAATCGGTTCCCCGGATGAATGAGACCCGGGAACGCCTTCACTCCATTCCCGGTAATGTGCCTGTGCTCAGCAAGGAAATGCAGGGCTGCCGCTTTGCACCGCGCTGCCCGAATGTGATGGATATCTGCCATCAGAGTCTTCCGGGACTCACGCTGCAGGAGGAACAGCACAGCTGCAGATGCTGGCTGCATGAAAGTCAACAGGAGGATGCTGTATGA
- a CDS encoding ABC transporter substrate-binding protein, with protein MKKWSSLALAVTLGAVLTLSGCGGNNSGASTEATAGSNAAATAAPESSPEASAGSQDTLILGRGGDSASLDPAIVTDGESLKIAHQVFDSLLEYKPGTSEVQASLADSWEVSPDGLTYTFKLHPGVKFHDGTDFNAEAVVFNFTRWSDPASEYKFEGDSFDYYDSMFGPDGSRVIKEVKAVDETTVQFTLNQPQAPFLQNIAMTSFGIASPAAIQEKKENFKNEPVGTGPFVFTEWKHNDAITLDKNADYWKEGLPKLNKVIVRSIPDNSARFTALQNGEIDLMEDLSPDDLSTLEGNTDLQKIERPPFNVAYLGFNFNKKPFDNVKVRQALNHAVNKEAIIGAFFSGQATAAVNPMPPSLWGYNDTVQDYEYDLEKAKALLTEAGYPDGLPDTVTLYAMPVSRPYMPDGKKVAEAIQADWEKIGVKTTIESPEWATYLDDTKAGEKDDIYMLGWTGDNGDPDNFLYTLLDKDAIPGNNRSFYVNEELHTILINAQKETDQAKRSDLYKQAQEIIKADAPWIPLVHTTPLLAAKANLKGYVPGPTGTEYYSEIYFE; from the coding sequence ATGAAGAAGTGGAGTAGTCTTGCACTTGCAGTAACGCTGGGGGCGGTATTAACATTAAGCGGCTGCGGAGGGAACAACAGCGGCGCAAGCACAGAAGCGACGGCAGGCAGTAACGCAGCGGCAACTGCCGCACCGGAAAGCTCACCAGAAGCTTCTGCGGGCTCGCAGGACACCCTGATACTTGGACGCGGCGGCGATTCAGCTTCGCTGGACCCGGCTATCGTAACAGACGGTGAATCCCTAAAGATCGCCCACCAGGTATTTGATTCCCTGCTGGAGTACAAACCGGGCACCTCTGAAGTCCAGGCATCGCTTGCAGACAGCTGGGAAGTTTCGCCCGACGGCTTGACGTACACCTTCAAGCTGCATCCGGGCGTGAAATTCCATGACGGAACAGATTTCAACGCTGAAGCTGTAGTCTTCAACTTCACGCGCTGGAGTGATCCGGCCAGTGAGTACAAGTTCGAAGGTGATTCCTTCGACTACTACGACTCGATGTTCGGCCCGGACGGCAGCCGTGTTATTAAGGAAGTTAAAGCTGTAGATGAGACTACGGTACAGTTCACCCTGAATCAGCCGCAGGCACCGTTCCTGCAGAATATTGCCATGACCTCCTTCGGGATCGCCAGCCCTGCTGCCATCCAGGAGAAGAAAGAGAATTTCAAGAACGAGCCGGTAGGCACAGGACCCTTCGTATTCACGGAGTGGAAGCATAATGATGCCATTACCCTGGACAAGAATGCTGATTACTGGAAGGAAGGCCTTCCTAAGCTGAACAAAGTTATCGTGCGTTCGATTCCGGACAACTCAGCCCGCTTCACCGCCCTGCAGAACGGTGAGATCGACCTGATGGAGGATTTGAGCCCGGATGACCTGTCCACACTTGAAGGCAATACGGATCTGCAGAAGATTGAGCGCCCGCCGTTCAATGTGGCCTATCTGGGCTTCAATTTCAACAAGAAGCCGTTTGATAATGTCAAAGTAAGACAGGCACTGAACCATGCAGTGAACAAAGAAGCTATTATCGGAGCCTTCTTCTCCGGCCAGGCGACTGCAGCAGTGAATCCGATGCCCCCTTCACTGTGGGGCTATAACGATACTGTACAGGATTATGAATATGATCTGGAGAAGGCTAAGGCTTTGCTGACAGAGGCAGGTTATCCTGACGGTCTGCCGGATACTGTAACCCTGTACGCTATGCCGGTATCCCGTCCTTATATGCCTGACGGCAAGAAGGTTGCCGAAGCCATTCAAGCGGATTGGGAGAAAATCGGTGTGAAAACTACCATTGAATCTCCGGAATGGGCGACCTACCTGGATGATACCAAAGCCGGAGAGAAAGATGATATCTACATGCTCGGCTGGACCGGTGACAACGGCGACCCGGATAACTTCCTGTACACGCTGCTTGATAAGGATGCGATTCCAGGCAACAACCGTTCCTTCTATGTAAATGAGGAGCTGCACACGATTCTGATCAATGCACAGAAGGAGACAGACCAGGCGAAGCGCTCTGACCTGTACAAGCAGGCCCAGGAGATTATCAAGGCGGATGCACCATGGATTCCGCTTGTGCATACAACCCCGCTGCTGGCTGCCAAAGCGAACCTGAAGGGATATGTTCCGGGTCCTACCGGAACGGAATATTACAGCGAAATTTACTTCGAATAG